One Antedon mediterranea chromosome 1, ecAntMedi1.1, whole genome shotgun sequence genomic window, AATTccaaattgcaagaatacaatcaggtgtgttataaaggctattgttaattattaattcagtAAATAAGGTGTCTCCATAAGCCTACATATGATAAAGGAAAGTTTCAACTCTGTTTGTTTTGATCTTTCAGGAAAAATCTGAAAATTTTCAAACCTGTCTTCAGTTTGTTTTATCAAATTTCCGATTTCATCGTTTCTTAGATGTTGACAGTCACAAAGTTGAGCGGCAAATCAAAGGGTAATCTACTGTTATATTTGATacattaaagccccattccctacgttttttagatctaatttaagatcacaaactatatttaatgtaaaaataatactatatggtcctattgcgataacttttttcgtctttaaacggttaaaaatgtgaaaaataaatcgattttaataattatagcggcccgctataaatcccaaaatgcattgcgcgcggattgatatttttgtttttcacctgtaattcgcccacttttcgatcgatcgtgaagccaaaacaaatggaagactcctaacttttcagcgaaaataccgggtgttccccaatttgtatcaacggagtctggcaaaaatagaaagacaattaatgcagcaactatacaacgtcagcctaggtatatagctagcgtacgatgttcgtacgttaccgatgtttaccagctaggcctacaaaactaagcctagctaggctaggcctgagaccgtccacgagaggtcgatcgccgcgagctacttaggtagtgcattgtttctcactttttatcataatttaccataaaacgtacatttaagacaaggaatgacatggtttaatgtttttaaagtgatatatatgtattattttccaaaaaacgtccaaaattgcagggaaggggtctttaagtatTTACATGAGTATTTTTTGCACTTTATaaactttaataaaataattgccTTTCTCCTATACACACAACTACAGTAAATACAACTTTTCTTTCAATTCAAATcattaatatcatttatttaatttttgttttcagaatATGTCAAAAATTATCCATTCACTCCAGAGGCCATAAAGCAGATTGTTTGAAATCTTTATCTGAAACGTTTTTAGACTCACCAATTTTATTAACTCAGCACCCTAAGGTAAAACATTATCTCATCATCTCTCTGATACAGTACAtctttagctctgtctacaaaaaaagtgtgatgtgcccaaatatggtagtgatattatcacattttttgtcacaaagtttggtagtgtagacagagctttatttctgtttgaaggtttgcatggagAAATCAATATGTTGAAAAAGTTTGGGGTACACCACGTACATAGTTCTTAAAAGAATTGTTGCGTTATCTCGAGGAAgatgatcaaagcatattgtTCTTTTCATGcctggtgtactgcaaactaaATGTCAACTTTATTTCTGATGACCTGATATATATTTAGTATGGATGTGAATGTTTATTTGAATGTGGGTCACAAACTAAAAGGAGTTATTCTTAACAAGATCTTTTATGTTTCAGACTGACGTACATTATGGTCTTCTATCTCTGCTGATTTGTCTGGCGAACACACCAACTGAAAATGATTATCAAGAACCAGAAAAGCATGTGGAAATTGGTAAATTTATCAATCTACAAAAACCAGTAAAATAGTTTGGTTTGGTCATTTAATAATTGTCCCATCTaaggctgtgtttatacaacactcTAAATTTGAACatgtctttaatttttagcgtgttgcacGGGCCGAGGTCAACCCCACAAAAACCTTGCAGTTATACATGAAATCGTAATACCGTGTTATACCGTAGTTCATAATCCTAAGTTGTACATATACTtgcattatgaattaatatgagtTTATATTAAGGATTTCAATAAAGGATGATttcgtttaaaatttagtttattcaattattgattttttaaatctgcttttgaaattaaaaaaaaaatgttttagaattaGGATAAAACTATGCTACATTTTGCCAAATTATGCCAACATTTGATTAGCGTTAATGTTAAGTGCTAAATAGGTTAAAATATGCAAACAAATCACAATTATCTACTAGATTTGGTCAACATTTTCACAgcacatacttttatttaacgagaggtcaaaacaataccctgaggacacttccaacacgccAACAGCAACCGGGAATCCacaaaattttaggattcagccaaatagccttttttgcaattaaaatctcattacacggaatctcttcgatgttatacaacacacttctcgtagtcgtgttgaatatgcgtgtaataacgtgttgtataaacgcgccctaaGGTGTGGCACAATAAAACTAATTATGTAAATTCTATTTTTCTCCAAATTCTAAAATAACAgtaatatttctatattttgttaAGTTGAAGAGCCAGAGTTTGATTGGACAAGCTACCTGTTGGAAGGAATAGAGCTTGATGGACCACACCTGTATCCTGACTCCCCTGAGGTAAAGATAATACTATTGGCCTTCATATGTTATAGCAGATATGATATGacttttaaaatcattataatatacagtatatattaaatattagtacttttatataaatgtaatgtatatttttaaccCTGatagttataattatatttataataaactaACATAGGAGTGGTCTgaggaagatgatgatgataaagatgataCTAGTTTAGAAGATGTATCTATCACTCAAGCAAGCCATAAAGAAACTGAGCTGAAGCCTGACACAGTGCACAACTGCAGAGATTGGttagaaaaaaatgttactgttcaGTACTGGAAAGATAAAGTGGATATCCCAGTACCTAACTGCTACATGGAAGGCAACATAGCAAATATTTGGTAAACtaacaacatattttttttttttttaaaccaatttagCATCTGTTCTGCACAATTTGAATCAAAGTACTTAATTCAAATTGCGCAGAAAAGTATTTTTCAGTATTTGATAATAAAACCAAATCTCAATAATCttacttaggcctacattgaTAATGCAAGTAATAATAACAGTCTGTAAcagaataaaatgttataaatattaataaaacgaTTGGGCTTacctaggcctatgtttttaTAAAAGAGACAATAAATTAGGCGGAAAAACAGTGATCCTCTCGCAGCCACATGGATGGGTGTTGAGCTAACTTTGCCAAGGAGTGCCGATGAATGAATACGGGGTTTGGCCTTTTATGCTTAGACCTACTATGATtcttgttattaatattattttggaaAGGAAATCATTGCACAATTTCAAATTGATTTAATTATGTGTTGTGAGCTATGCTACTAGGTGAAACCATTGCAATTTAACACTATATTACTTTTGTTTAAATCTgaatgatataattataatgatttttaaaGGAATGCATACGCCAGTGCAGTTAACCCTATACATGTATCAAGCAAAATTAATACTGTTACAGAGACACAGCTCATCCGAGAAACATTATGGTAAGTTGTCATATTCATTTCAATTTGAGTGAACATGCTTGAAGTTCACATCCACATGGGTTGTAGTCGACTGGTACTCATCGACAGGTATGTGAAAGTTGCAATTTAAGTGGACATTCATGTTGACGTGCCAGTGAatgtatgacgtaatttgactTTGTAATCTAGCGTGCGGGGTGCCATTCCACTGCAGGGCCAGTGGGTACATGAGTATAAGCTAGGTGCCATGTATAGGCATAGCTTGGTAGTTTAGGCCTAGCGTAGATCTTAATTTCTTTGTGTTGTAATGTGTTCACTCTTGTTCACAGGATTCTAATGGGAAGTTCATGTTCATTTGCTTTTGATGTCAAGGGTTACATTGTATCTCCTAGAACTGATATTAAAGTCTCACATTTGACACCTgtaagttttaaatatatatataaataagatTGCTAATTGCGAAgggtgtaggcctacaaagaaAACGACATTGTtcaattaataatgtttttatttattattatgatataattatatGCATTGCTTTTACAATGTTTTTTAGGCATGCTTATATAATTTTCTTCAACTGtttgccaaatatggtagtatagTTCTACAAATTCAAATGTTTACAAAAGAAGTGACAGCAGAGATTGGCAATGATGAGAATAGCCCAAGTGAAACATACCAGGCATACGCTTGGTCCATGTCAGAGGTCATACATAAACTACAAGCAGATTTAACATCTATTGAAAAAGAAGTCATTAGCCAAGGTAACTAAAACGACACTCATTAATCAGTGTTTGATTCATAAGAAATTAAAAATTGGGATAAATAGTATAGAGACCAACCAAAGTCCCATTGCCTCCTGTGAAATAAcccaaaatgtttttgttttttttatagatggTACATTAACCTTGGCTCAGTTATCCTATCGTTTACATTCCATGTTTGTTGAGCTTGATTGTCTGTTTGCCATCTTTAATCATGGCATTTTGAAATGTCCTGCAGGAAGCAGTCAAGCGCAGCGCTCGTGCCATCTTCTTGAGATACTCTATGAAAATTTATTAGAGAAAGATACCATTGGATTGGAGGTGGAACAATCTGTGAGTTGCATATTATGTAAAAAGGTTTTATGACAAATATCATCTACATAAGGTTTATTGCAAATTGCATGCGCGATGCATGGTGGGAAGGATTTGGGAGCTTCACAATGCGTACGTACATGATTTGTGTTTATACGTACACGCTGTGACGCATGCTCCCAAACCcatcccatcatgcattgtgcaatgccGTTGCTCgtgaaatcaagctatttgcaATAAACCTTATTCTCCAAATCTGCATACCATAATTACCATAATACCTCATTCATTAGTTTGTGGagtcttatttattttttttatttttgaggGATAGTTTTAAGTGAAATTATATTCATAATTGTCATAttgaaatttctttttatttacagAAAAATATCATGATGTGTGTGTGGTTGAAGTCTATCAAACCATACATGGATATGGTTGACACTTGGATCTCACAAGGGGTGTTGCCAACTCACTCTCAAGAGTTTCTCATCAGAAGGTAATGCTATTATGACTACTGGCAGTGTTAAATGTGTTGGTTGGTCCCATTTCTTTCCGTACCTAATTTTGTTTGTGTCTAggatttataaaaaatattatatgcaTTATTATAGTCATTAAAATGAAAAGAATGCTAATAATAGCATCTGCGATCATGGCCTCATTCCTAGACCCCTCCCTTGCCTGCAGTTGTATTGATCACTTTCACAAATGGCAATGAAATTGACAATAACCTTTTTAATactataaattgtttattttatagaaaCCAAGAAGTTGAAATAGACAGTGAATTATTTTGGTCTAAGGGTTTTATACTTCAAGCAAATGATGTTAACCAAGATGATGCTAAGTCATCCTCTCAAAGTGGTGTTCCAAGTTTCCTCCAGCCTATAATTCAACAGGTACTTGTTGCTGGCAAGTCCATGCAACTCATGGAAGCCTTGGGTAAACTCTCTGGATCAATTAAAAGTAAGTTTTTTAGCagtttttttgtctttattacaaactgaaatgaaatgttattttataaactatAATATGTATGATCATAATGTAATATGTAGTAGTATTAGTGCAGTTGGCTAATTTGAATACATATGTTTCGAAATTTCAGTGTTCAACTCTCATACAAATTTGAGATCAGAATGAACAATGTGCTATTGtaatatgtatactgtatttgtaaaaGTTGTGGGTTTTGCTAATTTTCCTTTCTGTAAAATATACTTTTACTTAATTTCTTGAGTTTCTGTgagaaaaaacattttatatgaataaattattatattatgcctcttatttattatctattgtCACTTCAGCATGTTTACCAATGTTATGTATATGatatttttgggttttttttttcttttcttttttatctgTCTGTTTAAATATCATCTTTGTATATAGGCATGTCTTCACAAGCATTCTGCTTTTTTTTAACATGCCTTCTTCCACTCATTTTTACCTACATTAACTTTTTTGAAGTAAATAATTGTCACTTTGAGTTGAATTGAGTCAATTTTGACAATCTGTCAATGGCTTCTTTATATTCCAGGTAGCCGGCTTTCTATTTACTCAGATTTTATCGAATCACTCCAACAAAAGTTTGGAGTGAACATAAGTAGGAGTGACTCACAAATTCAAACGACAGAAGTAACAAAGAGAGATACTTGGACAACACCTTGTGATGACATATTACTTAATCAAAACTTCATGGAATTGTTCTCATCAGACTGGTTCAAAGTAGAGAAAAATAAGCAACATGAAAGGTATAGTATGGTAACATTTTGAATAGTTATGttaattatttatctaaaaaaacaCATTCTTGTTGAACTTTTAACTGGCATGCATGCATGTTCAATCTAAAGGCGAATTTACAAAGACGAGCAGTAACGGTAAACCATGTGGCTTGTCCAATTTACAAAGACGAGCAGTAACGGTAAACCATGTGGCTTGTCCAATTTACAAAGACGAGCAGTAACGGTAAACCATGTGGCTTGTCCAATTTACAATATCATGTAGAATTTGTAGGTCTCGAGGCTAGTGCAAGTACTGCTGGCCTAGACTAGACGTATTATGACTGACTGTCAGTAGGCTTAGAGCAGTAGCCTACGCCAAGCCTAGGCCTGGTTTTAAAGGGCCAGTATACTAATAATGTCACAAATGTATCTTTTCTTTACACTATCCTTATACAATCAGTcatgttttgtttgtatttatgaataataaaatgttgtgaAACAAGTCTATGCCTACTGTGACATAGATGATGTCACATCAATCATGTCGTTGATTGGCCAGAATCCAAAATTACCGCATAGTATTTTGAGAAATGtgttatgtgtttttttattttatttattatcctgAGTGGATTTGCACCTGTCCGCTCCTCGTTCGCTCCTCGaataattctatatttttgttttccactTACCATTACcactcatctgtgtaaattggccttaagagTAAACACCAGGTTtcaatacaatatacagtacaggaTTATAATTGATTTCAGAGACATAACTGTATCATCTGAGGTAAGCCTTCAACCTATACAACTAATGCTGTTTAGGTGTTTGTATCCATACATTGAATCCAAATGTACAACAGCATGCCAATCACTTATCGACTTGTTAAAGAAAGACTACAGAATTCTTTATTTTCTTACATCTCTTAGGGTAAGTATACAGCAGATTAATATATTATAGCCATAAAactgtattaaaaatatttatttttgtgtaaaGATATGTCATTTCTTAATTATTGTGTTTTTGCACATCATTTTTTAGTTGTTGGCATCTCGACATGTGTTCTGTCTTTTTATTTGGAGTTATTTGTTCAAGATGTACTGTCCTCCAAAAACAGGaaatatgattaataaaaaaagactttgaataagTTATTTTGCagctttaataaagttaatcacttctgtaggaaagaaaactttttaaaaacataatgtttttacttattataaaaagacaaaataaatggttagattcatttatgtaaaaaaaaagtcatAATAGTTTTCTTTTTTCCAATATAGAATTTTTATTTGCTAGAAGCTGGTGACACAATGTATGATTTTTACTCGGATTGTTTTGATAAGTTGCGATTTAATGAAC contains:
- the LOC140054122 gene encoding gamma-tubulin complex component 5-like; protein product: MAPIFMTNEIESNVKKLIQSLSGFQEKSENFQTCLQFVLSNFRFHRFLDVDSHKVERQIKGICQKLSIHSRGHKADCLKSLSETFLDSPILLTQHPKTDVHYGLLSLLICLANTPTENDYQEPEKHVEIVEEPEFDWTSYLLEGIELDGPHLYPDSPEEWSEEDDDDKDDTSLEDVSITQASHKETELKPDTVHNCRDWLEKNVTVQYWKDKVDIPVPNCYMEGNIANIWNAYASAVNPIHVSSKINTVTETQLIRETLWILMGSSCSFAFDVKGYIVSPRTDIKVSHLTPACLYNFLQLFAKYGSIVLQIQMFTKEVTAEIGNDENSPSETYQAYAWSMSEVIHKLQADLTSIEKEVISQDGTLTLAQLSYRLHSMFVELDCLFAIFNHGILKCPAGSSQAQRSCHLLEILYENLLEKDTIGLEVEQSKNIMMCVWLKSIKPYMDMVDTWISQGVLPTHSQEFLIRRNQEVEIDSELFWSKGFILQANDVNQDDAKSSSQSGVPSFLQPIIQQVLVAGKSMQLMEALGKLSGSIKSSRLSIYSDFIESLQQKFGVNISRSDSQIQTTEVTKRDTWTTPCDDILLNQNFMELFSSDWFKVEKNKQHERDITVSSEVSLQPIQLMLFRCLYPYIESKCTTACQSLIDLLKKDYRILYFLTSLRNFYLLEAGDTMYDFYSDCFDKLRFNEPWQDLTYLNLQLHEALQAKYPEETERLTAGIGEKQFMTKKLTQPIYALDGLSFHYKVPWPVNIIINPECLKIYNQIHTFLVQVKRAKYGLDQLRAVDLNNSDKPHPVGKDSGYKMHTDKLDLFHKMFIMRMKLLHFVNSLHVYLMTRILHGTGLEYQGRLEKAADMDEVMEVHQEYMMVIFERCLLHKKVGFVKEAIMKVLNLAVVFQRTWDAGIMNLSHERFLKMADELKKCNTFLITLLSSIVKRGAFPHLEGLALVLTYKNEREEDTAIEKA